The proteins below come from a single Periophthalmus magnuspinnatus isolate fPerMag1 chromosome 7, fPerMag1.2.pri, whole genome shotgun sequence genomic window:
- the bcas2 gene encoding pre-mRNA-splicing factor SPF27, translated as MAGTASVAGEVFVDALPYFDQGYDAAGVREAAAALVEEETRRYRPTKNYLSYLPTPDFSAFETEIMKNEFERLAARQPMELLSMKRYELPAPSSGQKNDITAWQECVNNSMAQLEHQAVRIENLEIMSQYGTNAWKVYNDNLAFMIEIAQKELQKFRKQIQDLNWQRKNDQLTGGAKLRELESNWVSLVSKNYEIERAIVHLENEVAQLKQQQGEENKENIQQDF; from the exons ATGGCCGGGACGGCGTCGGTGGCTGGGGAGGTGTTTGTGGATGCTTTGCCGTATTTTGACCAGGGTTACGACGCCGCGGGAGTCAGAGAAGCG GCTGCAGCACTTGTGGAAGAAGAAACCAGGAGATACAGACCCACCAAGAACTACCTGAGCTACCTACCAACACCTGACTTCTCTGCATTTGAG ACAGAAATTATGAAGAATGAATTTGAGAGACTGGCAGCTCGACAACCCATGGAGCTCCTGAGCATGAAACG GTATGAGTTGCCAGCGCCCTCTTCAGGTCAGAAGAATGACATTACAGCATGGCAGGAGTGTGTGAACAATTCCATGGCTCAGCTGGAACATCAGGCTGTTCGCATTGAGAACCTGGAGATTATGTCACAGTATGGGACAAATGCCTGGAAAGTCTACAATGA TAACCTGGCCTTTATGATTGAGATTGCACAAAAGGAACTACAGAAATTCAG GAAGCAAATTCAAGATCTCAATTGGCAGAGGAAGAATGACCAGTTGACCGGAGGAGCTAAACTACGAGAACTTGAATCAAA CTGGGTGTCTCTGGTCAGTAAAAACTATGAGATTGAGCGCGCCATTGTCCACCTGGAGAATGAAGTGGCTCAGCTCAAACAGCAGCAGGGAGAGGAGAACAAGGAGAACATTCAACAGGACTTTTGA
- the otud3 gene encoding OTU domain-containing protein 3, producing MSRKQTPKPVRSNKKSELERKRDERAARRAIAKDRKNKGQDGDDGAEFLSFSNQLQALGLKLREVPGDGNCLFRALGDQLEGHSRAHLRLRQETVDYMNSHRQDFEPFVEDDVPFEQHLSNLSQPGTFAGNDAIVAFARSQEVKVVIHQLNTPLWEINGSENQLCRELHIAYRYGDHYDSVRKIGDNTESPAQLRIENLQKGQKREFGDGQRDRQKNISPSDEENLIFSSIRNRGISGDEENLLQLSAATINAEWLLGAQACQCSSGSCSNCNNTPSEESEPGQPAEGNNAQKPKASNKQRKEQHRLEKKKRQEERHRQKVLQGKGLQDQNQNLPDAVTLVPALNTLSL from the exons ATGTCGAGGAAGCAGACACCAAAACCAGTCAGGAGTAACAAGAAAAGCGAACTGGAGCgcaagagagatgagagggctGCACGTCGCGCTATCGCTAAAGATCGCAAAAACAAAGGGCAGGACGGAGATGATGGAGCAGAGTTTCTGAGCTTCTCCAACCAGCTTCAAGCCCTGGGGCTAAAACTCAGAGAGGTCCCTGGAGATGG GAACTGTCTGTTCCGAGCTCTGGGTGACCAGCTGGAAGGTCACTCGCGCGCTCACCTCAGACTCAGGCAGGAGACGGTGGACTACATGAACTCACACCGACAAGACTTTGAGCCTTTTGTGGAGGATGATGTCCCCTTTGAACAGCACT tATCCAACCTGTCCCAGCCTGGAACGTTTGCAGGAAATGATGCCATTGTAGCCTTTGCTCGTAGCCAAGAAGTTAAAGTAGTGATCCACCAACTCAACACACCACTCTGGGAG ATTAATGGTTCAGAGAATCAGCTGTGTAGAGAGCTGCACATTGCCTACCGATATGGAGACCATTATGACAGTGTGAGAAAGATTGGGGACAACACAGAGAGTCCTGCCCAGCTACGGATAGAG AATCTACAAAAGGGTCAAAAGCGTGAATTTGGTGATGgtcagagagacagacagaagaatATTTCCCCTTCAGATGAAGAAAACCTCATCTTCAGCTCCATCAGGAACAGAGGAATATCAG GGGATGAGGAAAACCTGCTCCAGCTGAGTGCTGCTACCATCAATGCTGAGTGGCTGCTGGGTGCTCAGGCCTGCCAATGTTCTTCCGGATCCTGTTCAAATTGCAATAACACGCCTTCTGAAGAAAGTGAGCCTGGACAACCAGCAGAGGGCAACAATGCACAGAAACCCAAG GCATCTAACAAACAGCGGAAAGAGCAGCATCGATTGGAGAAGAAGAAGCGGCAGGAGGAGCGCCACCGTCAAAAGGTTCTCCAGGGAAAAGGGCTacaagaccagaaccagaacctgCCTGACGCTGTGACTTTAGTACCAGCTCTGAACACCCTGAGTCTATAA